One Skermanella sp. TT6 genomic window, GGGAACGACCCGAACACGGTCAGCCTGCTGCTGACGCTCGACCTGGCGCTGCTGCTGCTGCTCGGCGCCATCATCGCGCGGCGCATCGTCGGCCTGTGGATCGAGCGGCGCCGAGGCCTCGCCGGGTCGCGCCTGCATGTCCGGGTGGTCGCGACCTTCAGCCTGCTGGCGGTCATGCCGGCGATCATCGTCGCGGCCTTTTCCGCCATCTTCTTCTATGTCGGCGTCCAGTCCTGGTTCAGCGAGCGGGTGCGCACCGCGATCAACGAGTCGCGCGCCGTCGCCCAGGCCTACCTGCACGAACACCAGCAGGTGATCCGGGCCGACGCTCTGGCCATGGCCAACGACCTCAACCGGGAGGCTGCGCGCCTGCTGACCGACCCCGGCCGGTTCGCCCAGGTGGTCGCGACCCAGGCCGCGCTGCGGGCCTTGACCGAGGCGATCGTGTTCGACGGCAGCGGCCGGATGCTGGCGCGTTCCGGCCTGTCCTTCACCCTGGAGTTCGAGCCGATTCCCGAAAGTGCCCTGGAGCGCGCCCGGCAGGGCGAGGTCGTCCTGATGGTGACCGACACCGACGACCGGGTCAGGGCGCTGGTACGGCTCGACCGCTTCGTGGATACCTTCCTGTTCGTCGGCCGGCTGGTCGAGCCGCGGGTGTTGAGCCACATGGAGTCGGCCCAGGAGGCCGCCAGCGCCTATGCCGAGCTGGAGGGCAAGCGCTCCAGCCTTCAGATCACGGTGACGCTGATCTTCGTCGTGGTGGCGCTGCTGCTGCTGCTGGCCGCGGTCTGGATCGGCCTCAATTTCGCGACGGCGCTGGTGGCGCCGATCGGCTCCCTGATCGGCGCCGCCGAGCGGGTGCGGGCAGGGGACATGGGCGCACGTGTGCCCGAGCTGCTGCCGGAGGACGAGCTGGGCACGCTGTCGCGCGCCTTCAACCGCATGACCAGCCAGCTGGAGAGCCAGCGGCGGGAGCTGATCGAGGCGAACCGCCAGCTCGACCTGCGCCGCCGCTTCACGGAGACCGTGCTGGCCGGCGTCTCGGCCGGCGTCGTCGGCCTCGACCACGAGGGCCGCATCAACCTGCCCAACCTGTCGGGCGCCCATCTGCTGGGCGTCGACGACCCGGAGATCCTGATCGGCCGCAAGCTGGTCGACGTGGCGCCGGAGATGGGCGAGCTGATGGGCATGATCCGTCGCCGCCCGGCCAAGCTGATGGAAGCCCAGGTCCAGCTCCGCCGCGCCGGGACCACGCGGACCCTGCTGGTCCGGGTCGCCGCCGAGTCGGTCGGAAGCGACATCCGCGGCTTCGTCGTGACGTTCGACGACGTCACCGAGCTGCTCTCGGCGCAACGCAAGGCTGCCTGGGCCGACGTGGCGCGTCGCATCGCGCACGAGATCAAGAACCCGCTGACCCCGATCCAGCTCTCGGCCGAGCGATTGCGCCGAAAATACCTCAAGGAAATCACCAGCGACCCCGAGACGTTCCAGATGTGTACCGATACCATCGTACGCCAAGTGGACGATATCGGCCGGATGGTTGACGAGTTCTCCGCCTTCGCGCGGATGCCGAGCCCGGTGATGAAGCCACAGAACATCAACGAACTGTGTCGCCAAGCCGTGTTCCTCCAATCCAGCGCACATCCCGCCATCAAGTTCACGGCCGACCTTCCGCCGGGGCCGCTCACCGTGCCGTGCGACGGCCGGCAGATTTCCCAGGCCCTGACCAACCTGCTCCAGAACGCGGTGGACGCGATCGACGGCCGCTCCGCTCCCGACATCGGGACGCTGCCGCCCGGGCAGGTGGATCTCGGCCTCGAGGTCCACGACGACCGCGTGTCGATCGTGATCGCCGACAACGGCAAGGGATTGCCGCACGAGGAACGCGACAGGCTGACCGAGCCCTACGTCACCACGCGGGCCAAGGGCACCGGGCTGGGGCTCGCCATCGTCAAGAAGATCATGGAGGACCATGGCGGCGAACTGGTGCTCGAAGACAGGGCTTCCGGCCCGGGCGCGCAGGTCCGCCTCGTGATCCCCAAGACCGAAATCGCCGCGCCGGCCGTGGCCGCCGAAGAAACGCAGCAGAAACAGAGTCGCTATGGCGCATGACATTCTGATCGTCGATGACGAAGCGGACATCCGCATGCTGATTGCGGGTATCCTTGAAGACGAAGGCATGAAGACCCGGCAAGCCGGCGACGCCGACCAGGCCATCGCCGCGGTCGGTGCCCGAAGGCCGAGCTTGGTGATCCTCGACATCTGGCTCCAGGGGAGCCGGCTCGACGGCATCCAGATTCTCGCCGAGCTCAAGCGCGAGCATCCGAACCTGCCGGTCATCATGATCAGCGGCCACGGGACGATCGAGACCGCCGTGTCCGCGATCAAGCAGGGCGCCTACGACTTCATCGAGAAGCCGTTCAAGGCCGACCGCCTGCTGGTCCTGGTCGAGCGCGCGATCGAAGCCGCCCGGCTCAGGCGCGAGAACGAGGAACTGAAGCTCCGGACCGGCGGCCAGATCGAGCTGATCGGCAAGTCGTCGGCGATCAACCATGTCAGGCACTCGATCGACAAGGTGGCCCCGACCGGCAGCCGCGTCCTGATCACCGGGCCGGCCGGGTCCGGCAAGGAGGTCGTCGCCCGCCTGCTCCATGCCCGCTCCCGCCGGGCCGACGGCCCCTTCGTCGGGCTGAACTGCGCGACCATGCGGCCCGACCGGCTGGAGGTCGAGCTGTTCGGCACCGAGCACGGCCAGGATGGCCTGCCCCGCAAGGTCGGCACTTTCGAGCAGGCCCATGGCGGCACCCTGCTGCTGGACGAGGTGGCGGACATGCCGCTGGAGACCCAGGGAAAGATCGTCCGCGTGCTCCAGGAGCAGACCTTCGAGCGGGTCGGCGGCAGCGCGAGGGTCGAGGTCGATGTCCGGGTGATCGCGTCGAGCAACCGCGACCTTCCGTCGGAGATCGAGGCCGGCCGGTTCCGGCAGGACCTGTTCTACCGCCTCAGCGTCGTGCCGATCCGGGTTCCGCCGCTGACCGAGCGCCGCGAGGACATCCCCCTGCTGGCCCGCCACTTCATGATCCGCTCGTCCGAGACGGCGGGCCTGCCGGCCCGCGACTACGGCGAGGACGCGATGGCGGCGCTCCAGGCCTATGACTGGCCGGGCAACGTGCGCCAGTTGCGCAACGTGGTGGATTGGCTGCTGATCATGTCGACCGGCGACCCGCGCGAGCCGATCCGCGCCGACATGCTGCCGCCCGAGATCGGCGCCATCACCCCGACGGTCCTGAAGTGGGACAAGGGCGGCGAGATCATGGGCCTGCCGCTGCGCGAGGCCCGCGAAGTGTTCGAGCGCGAGTATCTGCTTGCCCAGGTGACCCGGTTCGGTGGCAACATATCCCGCACGGCCGCGTTCGTGGGAATGGAGCGTTCCGCCTTGCACCGCAAGCTGAAATCCTTGGGCGTGCACGGCAACGACAAGCCTCCCCACAAGCTGGCCGGGGATTGAGCTCATGAAGGTCACCGGTCCATGAAGGTCATCGTCTGCGGCGCCGGCCAGGTCGGCTCCAACATCGCCCGCTATCTCGCGACCGAGAACAACGACGTCACCGTGATCGACCAGTCCCCGGAGCTGATCCAGAAGATCAGCGACACGCTGGACGTCCAGGCCATGGTCGGATTCGCCTCCCACCCGAACGTGCTGGAGCAGGCGGGCGCCGCCGACGCCGACATGATCATCGCGGTCACCCTGGCGGACGAGGTCAACATGGTGGCCTGCCAGGTGGCGCACTCGCTGTTCAACGTGCCGACAAAGATCGCCCGCGTCCGGAACCAGAGCTACCTGGCGCCGATCTGGGCGGACCTGTTCTCGCGCGAGCATATGCCGATCGACGTGATCATCTCGCCCGAGATCGAGGTGGCCCGGGCTGTCGCCCGCCGGCTCCAGGTGCCGGGCGCGTTCGACATGATCCCGCTGGCCGACGGCAAGGTCCGCGTCATCGGCGTCATCTGCACCGACAATTGCCCGATCCTGCACACGCCGCTGCGCCAGCTCACCGGCCTGTTCCCCGACCTGAACCTCGAGGTCGTGGCGATCGTCCGCAACGACAAGCCGATCATCCCCGGCGGCGACGACCAGATGCTGCCGGGCGACGAGGTCTATTTCGTCGCCGACACGCGGCACCTGGGACGGGCCATGGCGGCCTTCGGCCACGAGGAGACCGAGGCCCGCCGGATCATCATCCTGGGCGGCGGCAACATCGGCCTGTGCCTCGCCGAGGAGCTGGAGGCGAAGCACCCGCAGGTCAGCGCGCGGATCGTCGAGGTGGACCGCGGCCGGGCCCAGTACATCGCCCAGCGGCTGAACCGGACCATGGTGCTTCACGGCGACGGGCTCGATCCGGAGATCCTGGAGGAAGCCAACGTCCGGGCGGCCGAGACGGTGGTCGCCGTGACGAACGACGACGAGGGCAACATCCTCGCCTCGCTGCTCGCCAAGCGCTACGGCTGCCAGCGCGCCATCACCCTGATCAACAAGACGACCTATTCGCCGCTGGTCACCACGCTCGGCATCGACGCCGTGGTCAGCCCGCGCACCATCACGGTCTCGACCATCCTACAGCATGTCCGGCGCGGCCGGATCCGCGCGGTCCACAGCCTGCGCGAAGGCTTCGCCGAGGTGATCGAGGCGGAGGCGCTGGAGACTTCCAGCCTGATCAACACGCCCCTGCGGGAGATCAAGCTGCCGACCGGCGTGATCGTCGGCGCCATCGTGCGGGGCGAGGAGGTGATCATTCCCAGGCCCTCCACGGTGATCAAGCCGCACGACCGGGTCATCATCCTGGCCGCGGTCGGGCAGGTGAAGAAGGTCGAGAAGATGTTCGCGGTTCGGCTCGAGTTCTTCTGATCCTCCGTCGTCCCGTTCCACGATCCCGAAAAGCTCATCCAAAGAAGCGGAAAGCATGGCTCGATACGCATATGTCAACGGCCGGTTCGTTCCCCATGGCGAGGCGATGGTCCATGTCGAGGACCGCGGATTCCAGTTCGCCGACGGTGTCTACGAAGTCGTCACGATCATCGGCGGCAGGCTCGCCGACGAGCAGGGGCACCTGGATCGCCTGGCACGGTCGCTGAACGAACTGCGGATCGCGTGGCCGGTGGCTCCCCACGTGCTCAAGCTGCTGATGCGCCGGCTGATCGCCCGCAACCACGTGACCCAGGGGACGATCTACCTCCAGATCACGCGCGGCGTCGCCCCGCGCGACTTCAAGTTTCCGAAGCACTCCCGCAGCAGCCTCGTCATGACGACGAAGCGGGCGACCGCCTTCGCGACTCCGGAACAGCTGGAGAACGGGGTCAAGGTGATCTCGATTCCCGACATCCGCTGGCTGCGCCGGGACATCAAGTCGGTGGCGCTGCTGCCGCAGGTGCTGGGCAAGCAGCAGGCGGTGGAGGCAGGCGCGTTCGAGGCGTGGCAGCTCGACCCGGACGGCGATGTGACCGAGGGCTGCTCCAGCAACGCCTGGATCGTGACCGAGGACGGCACCCTGGTGACCCGCCATGCCGACAACCTGATCCTGAACGGCGTGACCCGCCTGTCGATCATCCGGCTGGCCAGGGAAGCCGGCATCCCGTTCGAGGAACGCGCCTTCTCGCTGGAGGAAGCCTACCGGGCGCGGGAAGCTTTCGTTTCCAGCGCCAGCACCTTCGTGATGCCGGTCACGCGGATCGACGACCGCACCGTCGGCAACGGCAAGCCGGGTTCCCTGGGAGAGCGCCTGAGGCAGGCCTACCTGGAATATGCCCGGACGGCGGGCGCGTCGTGACGGCGGATCTCGGGGGCGCACCCCTTGGCGACGGCGACCCGACGCGGCTGCCGCGCGCGGTCCTGTTCGATTGGGACAATACCCTGGTGGACAACTGGGGCTGCATCCATGCCGCGCTGAACGCCGCCCTGGTCGCCCACGGACTGCCGCCCTGGAGCCTGGAAGAGACCCGCCTCCGCGTCCGGCAGAGCCTGCGCGACAGCTTCCCCCGCCTGTTCGGCGACCGCTGGACCGATGCGCGAGACATCTTCTACGACCATTTCGGCCGCCACCATCTCGATTACCTGAAGCCGCTCCCGGGTGCCGAGGGGCTGCTGTCGGCGCTGGCCGGGCAGGGCGTCTATCTCGGGGTGGTCAGCAACAAGACCGGCCGCTTCCTGCGGGCCGAGTCGGCCCAACTCGGTTGGGACCGCTACTTCGGCAAGCTCGTCGGAGCGGGAGATGCGCCACAAGATAAACCTGCGGTTGATCCTATCCACATGGCCCTTGAGCCCGGCGGGTTGATTGCCGGTCCCGACGTCTGGTTCATCGGCGATGCAGACGTGGATATGCAGTGCGCCCATGCCGGGAGATGCGTCCCGATGCTGATCGGGAACGGTCCGGACGATTTCGGGAATTTTCCGCCTGCGCACCGGTTTGACACTTGCGATATAGTATCCGACTTGGTGCGGCGCCTTGGCGCCCCCATATCGCTGGAGACTCCAGTCGAACAACGAAAATAGCCCAACAAAAGGGTTATGGAATGTTATCCGGGCTCTGGGATGGGGCCCCAAGAACCATCACAACGGGGCGATTGCATATGTCCGAAAAAAGTCAAAATGTTCAGGACGTTTTCTTAAACCACGTCCGAAAGAACAAGACCCCGGTCACCGTGTTCCTGGTGAACGGTGTCAAACTCCAAGGCATCATAACGTGGTTCGACAACTTCTCCGTCCTGTTGCGACGCGATGCGCATAGCCAACTGGTCTACAAGCACGCAATCTCGACCGTGATGCCTGCCCATCCTATTCAACTTTTCGAGCCGCCCAAGGAAGGTGAAGGTACCTAACGCACCCGATCAGGGCACCGGCCGGTCCGCCATGGGCACCGGCCGCGCCCTCGTGATCCATCCGATCCTGCGCGAGGCCAAGATCGACGACGGCATGCGCAGCCCGGAGGCGCGCCTGGACGAAGCCGTCGGACTGGCCGCCGCGATCGAATTGGACGTAGCATACGCCGAAGCCGTCAAGGTCAACCGGCCTCAGCCGTCGACCCTGCTCGGGTCAGGCACGGTGGAGCATTTCGCCGGCCTGATCCGTGACGCCGAGGAGAGGGGGGAACCCATCGACCTGGTCGTGATGGACCACGCCCTGTCGCCCGTCCAGCAGCGCAACCTGGAACGCGGGCTCCATGCCAAGGTCATAGACCGCACCGGCCTGATCCTGGAGATCTTCGGCGCCCGGGCAAGGACCCGGGAAGGCCAGTTGCAGGTGGAGCTCGCGGCCCTCAGCTACCAGCGCTCGCGGCTTGTCCGGTCCTGGACCCACCTGGAGCGCCAGCGCGGCGGCTTCGGCTTCCTCGGCGGCCCCGGCGAAAGCCAGCTCGAGATCGACCGCCGCCTGATCGGCGACCGGATCATCAAGCTGAAGCGGGAACTGGACGAGGTCCGGCGGACCCGGGACCTGCACCGCAAGGCGCGGGACAGGGTACCCTATCCGGTGGTGGCCCTGGTCGGCTATACCAACGCCGGCAAGTCGTCGCTGTTCAACCGGATGGCCGGTGCCGACGTGTTCGCCAAGAACCTGCTGTTCGCGACGCTCGACCCGACCATGCGCGGAATCGAGCTGCCGACCGGCCGCAAGGTGATCCTGTCCGACACGGTGGGCTTCATCTCCGACCTGCCGACCCACCTCGTGGCTGCCTTCCGGGCGACCCTGGAGGAGGTCCAGGCGGCCGGCATCGTCCTTCATGTTCGGGACATCGCCCATCCCGACACGGAGGCCCAGAAGGCTGACGTCGAGGCGGTGCTGCGCGACCTCGACATCGACCCGTCCCAGGACGGCCGCGTCGTCGAGGTGCTGAACAAGATCGACCTGCTCGACGCCGCCACCCGGGACGCCCTGCTCGCCCAGGCGGCGCGGAACGACCACATGCAGGCGGTCTCGGCCTTGACCGGCGAGGGCCTGCCCGGACTGTTCGGGCTGCTCGACCGCCACATGACGATGGACCGGCAGACGGTCGATCTCGCGGTTCGGATCGACGACGGCGCGGCGCTGGCTTGGCTCTACCAGCGGGGCGACGTGCTGGAACGGCGGGACGACGACTCCTTCGCCCATCTCCAGATCGCCCTCGACCCGGCCGACCTCGCCCGTTTCGAACGGCGCTACGACTACCATCCCGCCACCTGACGCGGATCCACCCGCGTGCCGCACGCTCGGGGCCGGCGCCCTCCGGGGTGCCGGCCCTTATTTTGCCTCCGGGAAAATCGGCCGCCACCCCTGGTGTAAATCGGGCAAGGCCCCATTTGCCGGGGTGAAATGCTTGACGGCAGGGAGATCTGCCGTTATACGGCTGGCACTCCCTGGCCTTGAGTGCTAACACCCAGCGCTGACACCACAGCCGGCACCAAGGCCGGCGACAGACATCTCGGAGAGATCCCATGAAGTTCAGGCCTTTGCATGATCGCGTCGTCGTGAAGCCGACCGAGCAGGAGAACAAGACTGCCGGCGGCATCATCATTCCGGACACCGCCAAGGAAAAGCCGATGCAGGGCGAAGTCGTCGCCGTCGGTCCCGGTGCCCGCGGCGAGGACGGCAAGGTCACCGCGCTCGACGTCAAGGCGGGCGACAAGGTGCTGTACGGCAAGTGGTCCGGTACCGAGGTCAAGATCGAGGGCGACACGCTTCTGATCATGCGTGAGTCCGACCTGATGGGCGTCCTCGAGTAAGAACCCCGCGTCAACCGCCATATAGGAGATCCAGGGCATGGCTGCCAAGGAAGTTAAGTTTTCGGTCGACGCTCGCACCCGCATGCTGCGCGGCGTCGACATTCTGGCTGACGCCGTCAAGGTGACGCTGGGCCCGAAGGGCCGCAACGTGGTGCTGGAGAAGAGCTTCGGCGCACCGCGCATCACTAAGGACGGCGTGACGGTCGCCAAGGACATCGAGCTGTCCGACAAGTTCGAGAACATGGGCGCGCAGATGGTGCGCGAGGTCGCCAGCAAGACCAACGACCTGGCGGGCGACGGCACCACCACCGCGACCGTGCTGGCGCAGGCGATCGTGCGCGAGGGCGTGAAGTCGGTCGCGGCCGGCATGAACCCGATGGACCTGAAGCGCGGCATCGACCTGGCGGTGGAAGCCGTGGTCAACGCCGTCAAGTCCTCCTCGAAGAAGATCAACACCAACGCGGAGATCGCCCAGGTCGGCACGATCTCGGCCAACGGCGAGCGCGAGATCGGCGAGATGATCGCCCGCGCCATGG contains:
- a CDS encoding sensor histidine kinase NtrY-like translates to MTSEPAGMPQSFWSQFLIWASRVGLAGKLAVALAVAAIGAGFATYAALTATPPFGNDPNTVSLLLTLDLALLLLLGAIIARRIVGLWIERRRGLAGSRLHVRVVATFSLLAVMPAIIVAAFSAIFFYVGVQSWFSERVRTAINESRAVAQAYLHEHQQVIRADALAMANDLNREAARLLTDPGRFAQVVATQAALRALTEAIVFDGSGRMLARSGLSFTLEFEPIPESALERARQGEVVLMVTDTDDRVRALVRLDRFVDTFLFVGRLVEPRVLSHMESAQEAASAYAELEGKRSSLQITVTLIFVVVALLLLLAAVWIGLNFATALVAPIGSLIGAAERVRAGDMGARVPELLPEDELGTLSRAFNRMTSQLESQRRELIEANRQLDLRRRFTETVLAGVSAGVVGLDHEGRINLPNLSGAHLLGVDDPEILIGRKLVDVAPEMGELMGMIRRRPAKLMEAQVQLRRAGTTRTLLVRVAAESVGSDIRGFVVTFDDVTELLSAQRKAAWADVARRIAHEIKNPLTPIQLSAERLRRKYLKEITSDPETFQMCTDTIVRQVDDIGRMVDEFSAFARMPSPVMKPQNINELCRQAVFLQSSAHPAIKFTADLPPGPLTVPCDGRQISQALTNLLQNAVDAIDGRSAPDIGTLPPGQVDLGLEVHDDRVSIVIADNGKGLPHEERDRLTEPYVTTRAKGTGLGLAIVKKIMEDHGGELVLEDRASGPGAQVRLVIPKTEIAAPAVAAEETQQKQSRYGA
- the trkA gene encoding Trk system potassium transporter TrkA; translated protein: MKVIVCGAGQVGSNIARYLATENNDVTVIDQSPELIQKISDTLDVQAMVGFASHPNVLEQAGAADADMIIAVTLADEVNMVACQVAHSLFNVPTKIARVRNQSYLAPIWADLFSREHMPIDVIISPEIEVARAVARRLQVPGAFDMIPLADGKVRVIGVICTDNCPILHTPLRQLTGLFPDLNLEVVAIVRNDKPIIPGGDDQMLPGDEVYFVADTRHLGRAMAAFGHEETEARRIIILGGGNIGLCLAEELEAKHPQVSARIVEVDRGRAQYIAQRLNRTMVLHGDGLDPEILEEANVRAAETVVAVTNDDEGNILASLLAKRYGCQRAITLINKTTYSPLVTTLGIDAVVSPRTITVSTILQHVRRGRIRAVHSLREGFAEVIEAEALETSSLINTPLREIKLPTGVIVGAIVRGEEVIIPRPSTVIKPHDRVIILAAVGQVKKVEKMFAVRLEFF
- a CDS encoding sigma-54-dependent transcriptional regulator, with amino-acid sequence MAHDILIVDDEADIRMLIAGILEDEGMKTRQAGDADQAIAAVGARRPSLVILDIWLQGSRLDGIQILAELKREHPNLPVIMISGHGTIETAVSAIKQGAYDFIEKPFKADRLLVLVERAIEAARLRRENEELKLRTGGQIELIGKSSAINHVRHSIDKVAPTGSRVLITGPAGSGKEVVARLLHARSRRADGPFVGLNCATMRPDRLEVELFGTEHGQDGLPRKVGTFEQAHGGTLLLDEVADMPLETQGKIVRVLQEQTFERVGGSARVEVDVRVIASSNRDLPSEIEAGRFRQDLFYRLSVVPIRVPPLTERREDIPLLARHFMIRSSETAGLPARDYGEDAMAALQAYDWPGNVRQLRNVVDWLLIMSTGDPREPIRADMLPPEIGAITPTVLKWDKGGEIMGLPLREAREVFEREYLLAQVTRFGGNISRTAAFVGMERSALHRKLKSLGVHGNDKPPHKLAGD
- a CDS encoding D-amino-acid transaminase, which produces MARYAYVNGRFVPHGEAMVHVEDRGFQFADGVYEVVTIIGGRLADEQGHLDRLARSLNELRIAWPVAPHVLKLLMRRLIARNHVTQGTIYLQITRGVAPRDFKFPKHSRSSLVMTTKRATAFATPEQLENGVKVISIPDIRWLRRDIKSVALLPQVLGKQQAVEAGAFEAWQLDPDGDVTEGCSSNAWIVTEDGTLVTRHADNLILNGVTRLSIIRLAREAGIPFEERAFSLEEAYRAREAFVSSASTFVMPVTRIDDRTVGNGKPGSLGERLRQAYLEYARTAGAS
- the hfq gene encoding RNA chaperone Hfq produces the protein MSEKSQNVQDVFLNHVRKNKTPVTVFLVNGVKLQGIITWFDNFSVLLRRDAHSQLVYKHAISTVMPAHPIQLFEPPKEGEGT
- the hflX gene encoding GTPase HflX yields the protein MGTGRALVIHPILREAKIDDGMRSPEARLDEAVGLAAAIELDVAYAEAVKVNRPQPSTLLGSGTVEHFAGLIRDAEERGEPIDLVVMDHALSPVQQRNLERGLHAKVIDRTGLILEIFGARARTREGQLQVELAALSYQRSRLVRSWTHLERQRGGFGFLGGPGESQLEIDRRLIGDRIIKLKRELDEVRRTRDLHRKARDRVPYPVVALVGYTNAGKSSLFNRMAGADVFAKNLLFATLDPTMRGIELPTGRKVILSDTVGFISDLPTHLVAAFRATLEEVQAAGIVLHVRDIAHPDTEAQKADVEAVLRDLDIDPSQDGRVVEVLNKIDLLDAATRDALLAQAARNDHMQAVSALTGEGLPGLFGLLDRHMTMDRQTVDLAVRIDDGAALAWLYQRGDVLERRDDDSFAHLQIALDPADLARFERRYDYHPAT
- a CDS encoding co-chaperone GroES, translating into MKFRPLHDRVVVKPTEQENKTAGGIIIPDTAKEKPMQGEVVAVGPGARGEDGKVTALDVKAGDKVLYGKWSGTEVKIEGDTLLIMRESDLMGVLE
- a CDS encoding HAD family hydrolase, whose product is MTADLGGAPLGDGDPTRLPRAVLFDWDNTLVDNWGCIHAALNAALVAHGLPPWSLEETRLRVRQSLRDSFPRLFGDRWTDARDIFYDHFGRHHLDYLKPLPGAEGLLSALAGQGVYLGVVSNKTGRFLRAESAQLGWDRYFGKLVGAGDAPQDKPAVDPIHMALEPGGLIAGPDVWFIGDADVDMQCAHAGRCVPMLIGNGPDDFGNFPPAHRFDTCDIVSDLVRRLGAPISLETPVEQRK